A genomic stretch from Scatophagus argus isolate fScaArg1 chromosome 19, fScaArg1.pri, whole genome shotgun sequence includes:
- the mideasa gene encoding mitotic deacetylase associated SANT domain protein a isoform X4, giving the protein MSLPSQVNTDKSGKHRAAAMKEPVQHSGEVYYGMGPPAVESAHSDSASSSGVYNPEKGPQSLPHYQQAAPVKWMHQDSIQAPGWSQEAPLPAWGQNFGSYMSGVNVRGQMAFHKGVHESVALPMGGENQLSGPVEAFRDATQAQAQAQAQAQAQAQAQGRGLEWEQHAAAAMHQAQLQAYQHAHKGVELQGQPHVPSHPMQGSMLQPFQATFRPGKQFSSGYYSVFPGNKGVPSLVYGEQPKTQQQLLHQMQQQQQMHHHHQQQQQQQQQIHQQHHLQLQQQQHLQQQQQIQQHQMQQQQQQQQLQHMQQQYHQQQLQERQQHIQQMQQQQQLQQPNVPQQETTQHHVQPKPQQSQNFVTYQPPEPCPPDTVPQKKDIQSVELQQEPEAQTHSTSSVPNLCPEKVVTNPAEPSDAAMAAPRRSRRLSKEGQSPLGSTSTNIWPQASKEPPPSQNGVASTQAVRGAESQAPTGGVIQITSRRRRASKEINLETLAQQASKMEPAKMEDGSSGRQATMVPLVIPVSVPVHRSQTDPQSGWAQGKLGPGERPAGQSDRKPSVIVARRRSLRNSVTESFDQDGENDAGLDEDGKSKLKRRIRPEPLIIPPHKPSTFIPPSLYSTITSYQSNLRSPVRLPDHPASLPPYTPPPILSPVREGTGLYFSTFLTNIASNQILPPPPPTPKSATRSLLRSSSSEVTPPVLPLIADATPVSLEPRINIGQKYQAEIPELQDQLSSQFDQHKADLVWLPTDDSLLKHSDRERMEDLMSMACSSVLRGGGTNQELVLHCLHECGGDFLEMLGRLMLQDPVFPKGHHLSGYHYSGSDCWTAEEKCYFNKGISAYRKDFFMVQKLVRTKTVAQCVEFYYTYKKQVKIGRNGILTFGPPDSPGEKHPEAVVDVKSSQQSKLTDGDDRKDVSYAQTHESSQQARVAQSLQAHDYAGTMVMIQEPNTINKEASHPAAPQRPRAEPAAKKSKAPVKPPQDPDAIFPCKKCGRVFYKVKSRSAHMKSHAEQEKKAAALRQKEEEEQAAAEARARKAAVAAAAAAAAAAAHQGGNGNGVTEQAEVSSQEDSSEAEDDDDEDWH; this is encoded by the exons ATGAGTCTTCCCTCACAAGTTAATACTGACAAAAGCGGCAAGCATCGGGCTGCAGCCATGAAAGAGCCTGTGCAGCATTCAGGGGAGGTTTATTATGGCATGGGACCTCCGGCTGTAGAGTCGGCCCACAGTGATTCTGCAAGCAGCTCTGGTGTTTACAACCCAGAGAAAGGGCCCCAGAGTCTACCACACTATCAACAGGCTGCTCCGGTAAAGTGGATGCATCAGGACTCCATACAGGCCCCCGGCTGGTCTCAGGAAGCTCCTTTGCCAGCCTGGGGGCAGAACTTTGGCTCCTATATGAGTGGAGTGAATGTCAGGGGTCAGATGGCGTTCCACAAGGGAGTTCATGAGAGTGTAGCTCTCCCGATGGGGGGAGAGAATCAACTGTCGGGGCCTGTTGAGGCTTTCAGAGATGCCACccaggctcaggctcaggctcaggctcaggctcaggctcaaGCTCAAGCTCAGGGGAGGGGGCTCGAGTGGGAGCAACATGCTGCGGCTGCAATGCACCAGGCTCAGCTGCAGGCCTACCAACATGCCCACAAAGGCGTGGAGCTCCAAGGTCAGCCCCATGTGCCTTCTCACCCAATGCAAGGGTCCATGCTGCAGCCCTTCCAGGCAACATTTAGGCCCGGCAAGCAGTTTTCATCCGGTTATTACTCTGTTTTTCCAGGCAACAAGGGAGTGCCGAGCCTGGTGTACGGCGAGCAGCCTAAAACTCAACAGCAACTGCTGCaccagatgcagcagcagcagcaaatgcatcaccatcaccagcagcaacaacagcaacaacagcagatCCATCAGCAACATCACCTCCAGttgcaacagcagcaacatttacagcaacagcaacaaatccAACAGCAtcaaatgcagcagcagcaacagcagcagcaactgcaGCACATGCAGCAACAGTATCACCAACAACAGCTACAGGAGCGACAGCAACACATTCAACaaatgcaacagcagcagcaattgCAACAACCAAATGTGCCACAGcaagaaacaacacaacatcACGTGCAACCAAAGCCACAACAAAGCCAAAACTTCGTGACTTATCAGCCTCCTGAACCTTGTCCACCTGACACCGTACCTCAAAAGAAAGATATCCAGtcagtggagctgcagcaggaaccAGAGGCTCAAACCCACAGTACATCATCCGTACCCAATCTATGCCCCGAAAAAGTTGTCACAAATCCCGCAGAGCCTTCGGATGCAGCAATGGCTGCACCTCGGCGCTCGCGCCGCCTTTCCAAAGAAGGGCAGTCCCCACTGGGTTCCACTTCGACAAACATCTGGCCTCAAGCATCCAAAGAGCCTCCACCATCCCAGAATGGAGTAGCAAGCACTCAGGCTGTAAGAGGAGCGGAAAGCCAAGCGCCAACAGGAGGCGTCATCCAGATCaccagcaggagaaggagggcaTCTAAGGAGATCAACTTGGAGACTCTGGCCCAGCAAGCATCAAAAATGGAGCCTGCTAAAATG GAAGACGGTTCTTCAGGCAGACAGGCCACCATGGTGCCTCTGGTTATCCCCGTATCTGTGCCAGTGCACAGGAGTCAGACAGATCCTCAAAGTGGCTGGGCTCAGGGAAAACTCGGCCCGGGTGAGCGGCCTGCAGGACAGTCCGATCGCAAGCCTTCTGTTATTGTAGCTCGTCGGCGATCGCTGAGAAACTCCGTGACAGAGAGTTTTGACCAG GACGGGGAAAACGATGCAGGACTGGACGAGGATGGAAAATCCAAATTGAAGCGCCGAATTCGACCCGAGCCTCTCATTATCCCTCCACACAAACCATCCaccttcatccctccatccctctaCTCCACCATCACTTCCTACCAGAGCAACCTGCGCTCTCCAGTGCGCCTGCCCGACCACCCCGCCTCACTGCCCCCATACACCCCTCCACCCATCTTGTCTCCAGTGCGCGAGGGCACAGGACTCTACTTCTCCACCTTCCTGACTAACATCGCAAGCAACCAAATCCTACCACCACCGCCGCCTACACCCAAATCTGCAACACGCAGTCTGCTGCGCTCCT CTAGCTCAGAAGTCACACCTCCTGTTCTGCCCTTGATCGCTGATGCCACCCCCGTTAGCCTCGAACC GCGTATCAACATTGGGCAGAAGTACCAGGCAGAAATTCCAGAGTTGCAAGATCAACTTTCCTCCCAGTTTGACCAGCACAAGGCTGACTTGGTTTGGCTACCTACGGATGACTCCCTGCTCAAACACAGTGATCGAGAGAGGA tggAGGATTTGATGAGCATGGCTTGTTCCAGTGTGCTTAGAGGTGGAGGAACCAACCAGGAGCTGGTTTTACACTGTTTACATGAATGTGGAGGTGATTTCCTT GAAATGCTGGGACGTTTGATGCTTCAGGACCCAGTTTTCCCCAAAGGCCATCACCTGTCAGGTTATCACTACTCAG GCTCTGACTGCTGGACGGCAGAAGAGAAGTGTTACTTCAATAAGGGAATCTCTGCCTACAGGAAGGACTTCTTTATGGTGCAGAAACTG GTGCGGACCAAGACTGTGGCTCAGTGTGTAGAGTTTTACTACACGTACAAAAAGCAGGTGAAGATTGGTCGCAACGGGATTTTAACCTTTGGCCCTCCGGATTCACCAGGGGAGAAGCACCCGGAGGCTGTGGTAGATGTTAAG AGTTCGCAGCAGTCAAAGTTGACAGATGGAGATGACAGGAAAGATGTTTCTTATGCTCAAACCCATGAGAGCAGCCAGCAGGCGAGGGTTGCTCAGTCACTACAGGCTCATGACTAT GCAGGAACAATGGTGATGATCCAAGAGCCCAACACCATAAATAAGGAGGCTTCGCACCCGGCAGCACCTCAAAGACCTCGGGCTGAGCCTGCAGCAAAGAAGAGCAAAGCGCCAGTAAAGCCTCCACAGGATCCAGATGCAATATTTCCATGCAAGAAATGTGGAAG GGTGTTTTATAAAGTGAAGAGTCGAAGTGCCCACATGAAGAGTCATGCGGAGCAGGAGAAGAAGGCTGCAGCACTGCgtcagaaagaggaagaggagcaggcagCAGCTGAAGCTCGGGCCAGAAAggcggcggtggcggcggcggcagcagcagcggcagcggCAGCACATCAGGGAGGAAATGGGAACGGAGTAACAGAGCAGGCGGAGGTCAGCAGCCAGGAAGACTCATCTGAGGCAgaggatgacgatgatgaagacTGGCACTGA
- the mideasa gene encoding mitotic deacetylase associated SANT domain protein a isoform X5, with protein MSLPSQVNTDKSGKHRAAAMKEPVQHSGEVYYGMGPPAVESAHSDSASSSGVYNPEKGPQSLPHYQQAAPVKWMHQDSIQAPGWSQEAPLPAWGQNFGSYMSGVNVRGQMAFHKGVHESVALPMGGENQLSGPVEAFRDATQAQAQAQAQAQAQAQAQGRGLEWEQHAAAAMHQAQLQAYQHAHKGVELQGNKGVPSLVYGEQPKTQQQLLHQMQQQQQMHHHHQQQQQQQQQIHQQHHLQLQQQQHLQQQQQIQQHQMQQQQQQQQLQHMQQQYHQQQLQERQQHIQQMQQQQQLQQPNVPQQETTQHHVQPKPQQSQNFVTYQPPEPCPPDTVPQKKDIQSVELQQEPEAQTHSTSSVPNLCPEKVVTNPAEPSDAAMAAPRRSRRLSKEGQSPLGSTSTNIWPQASKEPPPSQNGVASTQAVRGAESQAPTGGVIQITSRRRRASKEINLETLAQQASKMEPAKMVKQEDGSSGRQATMVPLVIPVSVPVHRSQTDPQSGWAQGKLGPGERPAGQSDRKPSVIVARRRSLRNSVTESFDQDGENDAGLDEDGKSKLKRRIRPEPLIIPPHKPSTFIPPSLYSTITSYQSNLRSPVRLPDHPASLPPYTPPPILSPVREGTGLYFSTFLTNIASNQILPPPPPTPKSATRSLLRSSSSEVTPPVLPLIADATPVSLEPRINIGQKYQAEIPELQDQLSSQFDQHKADLVWLPTDDSLLKHSDRERMEDLMSMACSSVLRGGGTNQELVLHCLHECGGDFLEMLGRLMLQDPVFPKGHHLSGYHYSGSDCWTAEEKCYFNKGISAYRKDFFMVQKLVRTKTVAQCVEFYYTYKKQVKIGRNGILTFGPPDSPGEKHPEAVVDVKSSQQSKLTDGDDRKDVSYAQTHESSQQARVAQSLQAHDYAGTMVMIQEPNTINKEASHPAAPQRPRAEPAAKKSKAPVKPPQDPDAIFPCKKCGRVFYKVKSRSAHMKSHAEQEKKAAALRQKEEEEQAAAEARARKAAVAAAAAAAAAAAHQGGNGNGVTEQAEVSSQEDSSEAEDDDDEDWH; from the exons ATGAGTCTTCCCTCACAAGTTAATACTGACAAAAGCGGCAAGCATCGGGCTGCAGCCATGAAAGAGCCTGTGCAGCATTCAGGGGAGGTTTATTATGGCATGGGACCTCCGGCTGTAGAGTCGGCCCACAGTGATTCTGCAAGCAGCTCTGGTGTTTACAACCCAGAGAAAGGGCCCCAGAGTCTACCACACTATCAACAGGCTGCTCCGGTAAAGTGGATGCATCAGGACTCCATACAGGCCCCCGGCTGGTCTCAGGAAGCTCCTTTGCCAGCCTGGGGGCAGAACTTTGGCTCCTATATGAGTGGAGTGAATGTCAGGGGTCAGATGGCGTTCCACAAGGGAGTTCATGAGAGTGTAGCTCTCCCGATGGGGGGAGAGAATCAACTGTCGGGGCCTGTTGAGGCTTTCAGAGATGCCACccaggctcaggctcaggctcaggctcaggctcaggctcaaGCTCAAGCTCAGGGGAGGGGGCTCGAGTGGGAGCAACATGCTGCGGCTGCAATGCACCAGGCTCAGCTGCAGGCCTACCAACATGCCCACAAAGGCGTGGAGCTCCAAG GCAACAAGGGAGTGCCGAGCCTGGTGTACGGCGAGCAGCCTAAAACTCAACAGCAACTGCTGCaccagatgcagcagcagcagcaaatgcatcaccatcaccagcagcaacaacagcaacaacagcagatCCATCAGCAACATCACCTCCAGttgcaacagcagcaacatttacagcaacagcaacaaatccAACAGCAtcaaatgcagcagcagcaacagcagcagcaactgcaGCACATGCAGCAACAGTATCACCAACAACAGCTACAGGAGCGACAGCAACACATTCAACaaatgcaacagcagcagcaattgCAACAACCAAATGTGCCACAGcaagaaacaacacaacatcACGTGCAACCAAAGCCACAACAAAGCCAAAACTTCGTGACTTATCAGCCTCCTGAACCTTGTCCACCTGACACCGTACCTCAAAAGAAAGATATCCAGtcagtggagctgcagcaggaaccAGAGGCTCAAACCCACAGTACATCATCCGTACCCAATCTATGCCCCGAAAAAGTTGTCACAAATCCCGCAGAGCCTTCGGATGCAGCAATGGCTGCACCTCGGCGCTCGCGCCGCCTTTCCAAAGAAGGGCAGTCCCCACTGGGTTCCACTTCGACAAACATCTGGCCTCAAGCATCCAAAGAGCCTCCACCATCCCAGAATGGAGTAGCAAGCACTCAGGCTGTAAGAGGAGCGGAAAGCCAAGCGCCAACAGGAGGCGTCATCCAGATCaccagcaggagaaggagggcaTCTAAGGAGATCAACTTGGAGACTCTGGCCCAGCAAGCATCAAAAATGGAGCCTGCTAAAATGGTTAAG CAGGAAGACGGTTCTTCAGGCAGACAGGCCACCATGGTGCCTCTGGTTATCCCCGTATCTGTGCCAGTGCACAGGAGTCAGACAGATCCTCAAAGTGGCTGGGCTCAGGGAAAACTCGGCCCGGGTGAGCGGCCTGCAGGACAGTCCGATCGCAAGCCTTCTGTTATTGTAGCTCGTCGGCGATCGCTGAGAAACTCCGTGACAGAGAGTTTTGACCAG GACGGGGAAAACGATGCAGGACTGGACGAGGATGGAAAATCCAAATTGAAGCGCCGAATTCGACCCGAGCCTCTCATTATCCCTCCACACAAACCATCCaccttcatccctccatccctctaCTCCACCATCACTTCCTACCAGAGCAACCTGCGCTCTCCAGTGCGCCTGCCCGACCACCCCGCCTCACTGCCCCCATACACCCCTCCACCCATCTTGTCTCCAGTGCGCGAGGGCACAGGACTCTACTTCTCCACCTTCCTGACTAACATCGCAAGCAACCAAATCCTACCACCACCGCCGCCTACACCCAAATCTGCAACACGCAGTCTGCTGCGCTCCT CTAGCTCAGAAGTCACACCTCCTGTTCTGCCCTTGATCGCTGATGCCACCCCCGTTAGCCTCGAACC GCGTATCAACATTGGGCAGAAGTACCAGGCAGAAATTCCAGAGTTGCAAGATCAACTTTCCTCCCAGTTTGACCAGCACAAGGCTGACTTGGTTTGGCTACCTACGGATGACTCCCTGCTCAAACACAGTGATCGAGAGAGGA tggAGGATTTGATGAGCATGGCTTGTTCCAGTGTGCTTAGAGGTGGAGGAACCAACCAGGAGCTGGTTTTACACTGTTTACATGAATGTGGAGGTGATTTCCTT GAAATGCTGGGACGTTTGATGCTTCAGGACCCAGTTTTCCCCAAAGGCCATCACCTGTCAGGTTATCACTACTCAG GCTCTGACTGCTGGACGGCAGAAGAGAAGTGTTACTTCAATAAGGGAATCTCTGCCTACAGGAAGGACTTCTTTATGGTGCAGAAACTG GTGCGGACCAAGACTGTGGCTCAGTGTGTAGAGTTTTACTACACGTACAAAAAGCAGGTGAAGATTGGTCGCAACGGGATTTTAACCTTTGGCCCTCCGGATTCACCAGGGGAGAAGCACCCGGAGGCTGTGGTAGATGTTAAG AGTTCGCAGCAGTCAAAGTTGACAGATGGAGATGACAGGAAAGATGTTTCTTATGCTCAAACCCATGAGAGCAGCCAGCAGGCGAGGGTTGCTCAGTCACTACAGGCTCATGACTAT GCAGGAACAATGGTGATGATCCAAGAGCCCAACACCATAAATAAGGAGGCTTCGCACCCGGCAGCACCTCAAAGACCTCGGGCTGAGCCTGCAGCAAAGAAGAGCAAAGCGCCAGTAAAGCCTCCACAGGATCCAGATGCAATATTTCCATGCAAGAAATGTGGAAG GGTGTTTTATAAAGTGAAGAGTCGAAGTGCCCACATGAAGAGTCATGCGGAGCAGGAGAAGAAGGCTGCAGCACTGCgtcagaaagaggaagaggagcaggcagCAGCTGAAGCTCGGGCCAGAAAggcggcggtggcggcggcggcagcagcagcggcagcggCAGCACATCAGGGAGGAAATGGGAACGGAGTAACAGAGCAGGCGGAGGTCAGCAGCCAGGAAGACTCATCTGAGGCAgaggatgacgatgatgaagacTGGCACTGA